A window from Mycteria americana isolate JAX WOST 10 ecotype Jacksonville Zoo and Gardens unplaced genomic scaffold, USCA_MyAme_1.0 Scaffold_43, whole genome shotgun sequence encodes these proteins:
- the LOC142403724 gene encoding galectin-9-like, giving the protein MAAPPSPCRRGETKVRVGEDRGHLGGAAPARRIRPEGAPAPSDPAPGPPPSDPHPAPAMDPLLPIVNPSVPFLGYIFGGLSRGRMVIIQGQVLPQAKRFTVALRCAGGDVALQLNPRFAGGPVLGCAARQGGLWGPEQLCPSPPLRRGGALEVIINSQEHGYQVAVNGQHAVEFLHRLPLTSVQALEVTGDVTLACITFTSPHVAAGVGVTALPPPATPPVALSTQQARLGAPTGDRGDAGDTAPPAPTLLSPQSYTPVTISSPGVPFHMALSKGPLGVIGPITIVGTVHPDANRFHANLWSSGSGDVVLHVNPRLREAALVRNTKERGCWGPEERHTAGAMPFQRGQPFQVSPRLGCSPAWPRAWAQSRSRSWFWSRSWSWSWSWPCSWPWTLSQSWS; this is encoded by the exons ATGGCCGCGCCACCGTCGCC GTGTCGTCGTGGAGAAACGAAAGTGAGGGTGGGGGAGGACAGAGGCCACCTGGGAGGGGCTGCGCCCGCCCGCAGGATCCGGCCCGAGGGAGCACCGGCACCCAGCGaccccgccccgggacccccgcccaGCGACCCCCACCCGGCACCCGCCATGGACCCCCTCCTCCCCATCGTCAACCCC AGCGTCCCCTTCCTGGGGTACATCTTCGGGGGGCTGAGCAGGGGGAGGATGGTGATCATCCAGGGGCAGGTCCTGCCCCAGGCGAAGAG GTTCACGGTGGCCCTGCGCTGCGCGGGGGGGGACGTGGCGCTGCAGCTGAACCCCCGCTTCGCGGGGGGGCCCGTGCTGGGCTGCGCGGCGCGGcagggggggctgtgggggcccGAGCAGCtctgcccctcccccccacttCGCCGCGGGGGGGCCCTGGAGGTGATCATCAACAGCCAGGAGCACGGCTACCAG gTGGCAGTGAACGGGCAGCACGCGGTGGAGTTCCTGCACCGCCTGCCCCTCACCAGCGTCCAGGCCCTCGAGGTCACCGGTGACGTCACCCTCGCCTGCATCACCTTCACCAGCCCC cacgTGGCTGCAGGTGTCGGGGTGACAGCGCTGCCACCCCCGGCGACCCCC CCCGTGGCACTCAGCACCCAGCAGGCTCggctgggggcacccacgggtgacaGGGGTGACGCAGGGGACacggcccccccagcacccactctcctctccccacagtcCTACACGCCGGTGACCATCAGCAGCCCG GGGGTCCCCTTCCACATGGCGCTGAGCAAGGGTCCCCTGGGCGTGATCGGGCCCATCACCATCGTGGGCACCGTGCACCCCGACGCCAACag GTTCCACGCCAACCTGTGGAGCAGCGGCTCGGGGGACGTGGTGCTGCACGTCAACCCCCGCCTGCGCGAGGCCGCGCTGGTGCGCAACACCAAGGAGCGCGGGTGCTGGGGCCCCGAGGAGCGGCACACGGCCGGCGCCATGCCCTTCCAGCGCGGGCAGCCCTTCCAGGTGAGCCCGCGCCTGGGCTGCTCCCCGGCCTGGCCCCGGGCCTGGGCCCAgtcccggtcccggtcctggTTCTGGTCccggtcctggtcctggtcctggtcctggccctgctcctggccctggaCGTTGTCCCAGTCCTGGTCCTAG